Proteins from a single region of Carassius gibelio isolate Cgi1373 ecotype wild population from Czech Republic chromosome A5, carGib1.2-hapl.c, whole genome shotgun sequence:
- the LOC128014941 gene encoding dynamin-1-like, which yields MGNRGMEDLIPLVNRMQDAFAAIGQNANLDLPQIAVVGGQSAGKSSVLENFVGKDFLPRGSGIVTRRPLVLQLINCPTEYAEFLHCKGKKFTDFDEVRQEIEAETDRVTGQNKGISPVPINLRVYSPNVLNLTLVDLPGMTKVPVGDQPADIEHQIRDMLMQFVTKDNCLLLAVSPANSDLANSDALKIAKEVDPQGLRTIGVITKLDLMDEGTDARDILENKLLPLRRGYIGVVNRSQKDIDGKKDINAAMAAERKFFLSHPGYRHLADRMGTPFLQKTLNQQLTNHIRDTLPALRTKLQSQLLSIEKEVEEYKNFRPDDPSRKTKALLQMVQQFSVDFEKRIEGSGDQIDTYELSGGARINRIFHERFPFELVKMEFNEKELRKEISYAIKNIHGIRTGLFTPDMAFETIVKRQIGKIKEPCQKCVDMVISELVNTVRQCTKKLAQYPMLREEMERIVTQHIRDRESRTKQQVLLLIDIELAYMNTNHEDFIGFANAQQRSSQMNKKKAAGNQDEIMVIRKGWLTINNIGIMKGGAKEYWFVLTAESLSWYKDDEEKEKKYMLQVDNLKFRDVEKGFMSSKHIFALFNTEQRNVYKDYRQLELACETQEDVDGWKASFLRAGVYPERVVEKEKSDAGDENGSDNFMHSMDPQLERQVETIRNLVDSYMSIVNKTVRDLMPKTIMHLMINNTKEFINAELLAQLYSCGDQNTLMEESAEQAQRRDEMLRMYHALREALNIIGDISTTTISTSLPPPVDDSWLQVQRSGSGGRSPAASPTPQRRAPPPGPPARPGSRGSAPGPPAAGGPPVPSRPGASPDPFGGPPPQVPSRPNRAPPGVPRITISDQ from the exons ATGGGGAACCGGGGGATGGAGGACCTGATCCCGCTGGTCAACCGAATGCAGGATGCGTTCGCCGCCATCGGACAGAACGCGAACCTGGACCTGCCGCAGATCGCGGTGGTGGGCGGACAGAGCGCCGGGAAAAGCTCCGTGCTCGAGAACTTCGTGGGGAA GGACTTCCTGCCGCGCGGCTCTGGGATCGTCACCCGCCGACCCCTCGTCCTGCAGCTCATCAACTGCCCCACAG AATATGCCGAGTTCCTCCACTGTAAGGGGAAGAAGTTCACAGACTTCGATGAGGTGCGTCAGGAGATCGAGGCGGAGACGGATCGAGTCACAGGACAGAATAAAGGCATTTCTCCCGTGCCCATCAACCTGCGCGTCTACTCCCCAAACG tgctgaACCTGACTCTGGTGGATCTGCCGGGGATGACTAAAGTGCCGGTGGGAGATCAGCCCGCAGACATCGAGCATCAGATCAGAGACATGCTGATGCAGTTTGTGACCAAAGACAACTGTCTGCTGCTGGCCGTGTCGCCCGCCAACTCTGACCTGGCCAACTCTGACGCCCTGAAGATCGCCAAAGAAGTCGACCCGCAGG gtctGAGGACGATCGGTGTGATCACTAAGCTGGATCTGATGGATGAAGGGACTGATGCTCGTGATATCCTGGAGAACAAGCTGCTGCCGCTGCGGAGAG GTTACATCGGTGTGGTGAACCGCAGTCAGAAAGACATCGACGGGAAGAAGGATATTAACGCAGCTATGGCGGCGGAGAGGAAGTTTTTCCTCTCTCATCCCGGTTACAGACACCTGGCCGACCGCATGGGAACGCCGTTCCTGCAGAAAACCCTCAACCAG CAACTGACCAATCACATCCGAGACACGCTCCCCGCGCTGCGCACCAAACTGCAGAGCCAGCTGCTGTCCATCGAGAAGGAAGTGGAGGAATACAAGAACTTCCGTCCTGACGATCCGTCCCGGAAGACCAAAGCCCTGCTGCA GATGGTGCAGCAGTTCTCGGTGGACTTCGAGAAGCGCATCGAGGGCTCTGGAGATCAGATAGACACGTATGAGCTGTCTGGAGGAGCCAGAATCAACCGTATCTTCCACGAGCGCTTCCCGTTCGAGCTGGTGAAG ATGGAGTTCAATGAGAAGGAGCTGCGGAAGGAGATCAGCTACGCCATCAAGAACATCCACGGCATCAG AACTGGGCTCTTCACGCCGGACATGGCCTTTGAGACCATTGTGAAAAGGCAGATTGGGAAGATTAAAGAGCCGTGCCAGAAATGTGTGGACATGGTCATTTCTGAGCTGGTCAATACTGTTAGACAGTGTACCAAGAAG CTGGCCCAGTATCCCATGCTGAGAGAAGAGATGGAGCGGATCGTCACGCAGCACATCCGCGACCGCGAGAGCCGCACTAAACAACAG gtgctgCTGCTGATCGACATCGAGCTGGCGTACATGAACACCAACCACGAGGACTTCATCGGGTTTGCCAA TGCTCAACAGAGAAGCAGTCAGATGAACAAGAAGAAAGCGGCTGGTAATCAG GATGAAATCATG GTGATCAGGAAGGGATGGCTGACCATCAATAACATCGGCATCATGAAGGGCGGCGCTAAAGAGTACTGGTTTGTCCTGACGGCCGAATCTCTGTCCTGGTACAAGGATGACGAG GAGAAAGAGAAGAAGTACATGCTGCAGGTGGACAATCTGAAGTTCAGAGACGTGGAGAAAGGCTTCATGTCCAGCAAACACATCTTTGCCCTGTTCAACACCGagcaaag GAACGTGTACAAGGACTACCGTCAGCTGGAGCTGGCCTGTGAGACCCAGGAGGATGTGGACGGGTGGAAAGCGTCGTTCCTGCGTGCCGGCGTCTATCCTGAGCGCGTGGTG GAGAAGGAAAAG AGCGACGCTGGAGACGAGAACGGGTCGGACAACTTCATGCACTCCATGGACCCTCAGCTGGAGAGGCAGGTGGAGACCATCCGAAACCTGGTGGACTCCTACATGAGCATCGTCAACAAGACCGTACGAGACCTGATGCCCAAGACCATCATGCATCTGATGATCAATAAT ACGAAGGAGTTCATCAATGCGGAGCTGCTGGCTCAGCTGTACTCGTGTGGAGATCAGAACACGCTGATGGAGGAGTCGGCCGAACAAGCGCAGCGGCGAGACGAGATGCTACGCATGTACCACGCGCTCAGAGAAGCACTGAACATCATCGGAGACATCAGCACCACCACCATCTCCACCTCTCTGCCTCCACCTGTGGACGACTCCTGGCTCCAGGTGCAGCGCAGCGGCTCGGGAGGAAG GTCTCCGGCGGCCAGCCCGACCCCTCAGAGACGGGCCCCTCCTCCGGGGCCTCCTGCACGCCCAGGCTCTCGTGGCTCCGCCCCAGGGCCCCCTGCAGCCGGTGGGCCACCGGTTCCCTCTCGCCCGGGAGCCTCTCCGGACCCCTTCGGCGGCCCCCCCCCTCAGGTCCCGTCCCGGCCTAACCGTGCTCCTCCCGGCGTGCCCAG AATTACAATCAGTGACCAATGA